The genomic DNA AAAAGTTATTAAAAGTAATATAATAGGAATGAGAAATTTCGACTCACCAATAGGATCATTTATTTTTTTAGGAAAAATGGGGGTTGGAAAAACTTATTTAACAAAAGTATTATCTAAGGAATTATTCAATTCAGAAAATTCTTTAGTACGTATAGATATGAGTGAATACATAGAAAGATTTTCTATATCAAGGTTGATAGGATCTCCACCTGGATATATTGGTTATGAAGAAGGAGGACAATTAACCGAAATAATTAGAAATAAACCGTATTCTATAATATTTTTTGATAAAATAGAAAAAGCACATCCTGATATTTTTCATTTATTATTACAAATATTAGATTATGGATTTATAACAGATAGTTTAGGAAAAAAAATTAATTTTACAAATACTATTATTATATTTAATTCAAATATTGGAACAAAAAATTTAATAAAATTAGATAGAAAAATAGGATATAAGGTAGGATCAAACAAATATGATAGTAAAAATAATATAAATTCTTTAAAAGAATCATTAAAAAAAATATTTTCATATGAATTTTTAAATAAAATAGATGATATTATTATATTTAATTCATTGAATTCTAATGATATATCTAAAATAATTAATTTAGAATTAAATAAATTGATATTATATATTAATAATTTAGGTTATAAACTAATCTTAGATCCTAAGATTAATAATTTTATAAAAAAAATAAATTTAAAAAAAAATTATGAAGTTAAATCTATAAAAAAATCAATAAAAAATCATATAATAAATAATATATTTGAATCTATTATTAATGATAATATAAAAAAAGGATATAAAATACTATTAAAAATGAATTCTAAAGAAAATAAAATAAAAATTTATACAGAAAAATAAATGAATAATAATTTTTTTTTAAAAAAAAAATTTCAATAATTGAAAGAATACTAGATTTTTTATATCCTAATCCTATAAATAATTTATATTTTATTAATCAATATACATTATTGATATCTATAATTCTTACTACAAGAAGTAGAGAAGAAAAAGTTAATCTTGTTACAAAAAAAATTTTTAAACAAATAAGATCTCCTCATGATATTATTAAATTAGGAATAAATAAGATAAAACAATTAATAAAAAAATTAGGACTTCATAACAAAAAATCTGAAAATATTTACAATTTATCTAAAATTTTAATAAAAAAATATAATGGATCTATTCCAAAAAATATAATAGAATTAGAAAAACTACCAGGGGTAGGACATAAAACAGCTTCATTATTTTTATCTAATATATCTAAAAAATATTTTTTTCCTATAGATACACATATACATAGATTAATTTATAAATGGAAATTAAGTAGTGGAAAAAGTGTAAAAAAAACGGAAGTTGATGTAAAACGTTTATTTAAAAAATATAAATGGAAAAAACTCCATTTACAAATTATTTCTTATGGAAAAGAATTTTCTCCATCTTATACATGGAAATTAAGAAAAGATATAATTTATCAAGAATTATTATATAATAATTGTTTATAAAATTAAAAAAAACTAAAAAGGAAGATCATCAAAATCGTCAGAAGATAAAGAAGACTGTGATGAAACTTCTTTTTTGTTGTTAGATATATTATTACTAATTAAATCTATTTTCCATCCTTGAATAGAATTAAAATATTTTGTTACTCCATTAGGAGTTTTCCATTCTCTACCTCTAATATTAAAATAAACTTTTACTTTATCATTTAATTTTATTAAATCTAATAGTCCAACTTTATCTTGAATAAATTCAATTAATATATTTTGAGGATAAGGTTCTTCAGTGGTTATAACAAGTTCTCTTTTTTTAAATCCACTTTCAAATTTTTGAATTTGAAATATTTCTTTTACTTTTCCTATTATTTCCATAATTGTATTATTTCTTGTTTTTTATATTTTTATTATTTTTTTCATTATCTTTTCTATAATTAATTTGATTAGATACACTAAATGAAGTGATCATATTATTTAACATTTCATTTGCAGATCCAGGATTATTAGGTAATAAAACTAAATTAGTATTACTTTCTTTTCCTATAGATTGAATAGTATCATAATGTTGAGTTACCACAATTAAAGCTGATGCTTCATGTGAATTAATCCCCATTTTATTTAAAATTTCTATAGATTCTAAAATTCCTCTAGATATTTCTCTTCTTTGATCTGCAGTACCTTTCCCCTGTAATTTTTTACTTTCTGCTTCTGCTTTTGCTTTTGCTACTATTTTTATTCTTTCTGATTCAGCTTTATATTCAGCAGCAACTTTTTCTCTTTCAGCTGTATTAATTCTATTCATTGCTAATTTTACTTGTTCATCTGGATCAAGATCAGTAACTAATGTTTTAATAATAGAATAACCATATTCTAACATAGATTCATCTAATTCATTTTTTACAGCAATAGCTATATCATCTTTTCTTTCAAAAACATCATCTAATTTCATTTTAGGTACTTCTGCACGAACTACATCAAATATATAAGAAGTAATTTGAGAATGAGAATTATCAAGTTTATAAAATGCTTCATATACTTTATCTCTAATTACTCTATATTGAACGGATATTTTTACTTTTACAAAAACATTATCTTTTGTTTTTGTATCAATTAACACATCTAATTGTTGAATTTTTAACGACAATTTTCCTATCACACGATCTGCATAAGGAATTTTTAAATTTAATCCAGCATGACGTATGCTATGAAATTTTCCCATTCTTTCAATAATAAAAGCAGTTTCCTGATTTACTACAAACATAAAACTAGAAAGTATAGAAAAAAATGTGACAATTAATATTCCATAAAAAAATAAATCAAAAATATTCATAAAATTTAAAATATTATTAAATTATTAATTATAATAAACCTAATTCTAATCGAGCTTCTTCACTCATAAATTCTTTACACCAAGGAGGATCAAAAGTTAATATTATTTTAACTTTTTTTACATCTTTTATAGATTTTATTTTATTTTCTATTTCTTTGGGTAAAGAATCTATAATAGGACAATTTGGACTGGTAAGAGTCATTATTATTTTTATTTCATTTTCATGAGAAATTTGAATATCATATATTAAACCTAATTCATAAATATCTACAGGTATCTCTGGATCATATATATTTTTTAATATAGATATGATACTATTTTTTAATTTGTTATGTTTTTTTCTATACATTTTTTTTTAAAAAATTTCCATTTATATCTAAATAATGAACAGGATAACCTAAATCTTTTATAGAAGAAAATATTTCTTTGGAATTACCTATAATTAAAATACTTCCTACATCAATAGGAAAAAATTCTTTACAAGTATTACTAATATCATCTATTGTAACTGATTTAATTTTTTTTATAAAATTTCTATAAAATCCATATGGAAGTTTATTTTTTTTTTCACAAACAAAAAGATCACTAATTTTAGTAGAATCTTCTAAATCTAATAAAAATTGACCGATAATTTCTTGTTTTTTAACATTTAGTTCTTCCAAAGATATTTTTTTTGATACAAAATCTGATATTTCATTAATTATATTTTTAATTGCTTCTTTTGTTACTTCATTTCTTACTTGAGTATAAATAGAAAAATATCCAATATTTCTATCTGCTTCTAATACAGAACAAATACCATATGTATAAGCATTTTTTTCTCTTAAATTTAAGAATAAACGACTATAAGGTCCATCTCCTAATATACTATTTGCTATGATAGATGAAATATATAATGGATCATTTTTTCTTAAAAAAACTGTTTTTCCAAAACAAATACTAGATTGAGTTAAAAAAGGCATATCTACTATATATATATCCATTTTATCAAATGAAGGTGTAGGTATTTCTTTATATTTGTCTACATAAGGTTTTTTTTTCCATTTAGATAAATAATTTTTACATAAATATTTTACTTCTTTTTTAGAAATATCTCCTACAAAAGAAATATAAAATCTATTTGGTATATAATATTTTTTATACAATTTTTTTAGATCATAAAGAGTTATATTATTAATACTATCAATAGTTTCACATTCTCCATATGGATGATTTTTACCAAAATATATTAGATTTTTAACTCTTTTTAATACAAAATTAGGATTCTTTTCGTTCATATTAATATTTATTTTTGTTTGTTTTATAACTTTTTCTAATTCCGAATTGTTAGAAAATTTACAATTTATTAATATGTCAACTAAAATAGATATTGATTTATTCAAATACTTTTTTAGAGTAGAAATTGTTATTTC from Blattabacterium cuenoti includes the following:
- a CDS encoding endonuclease III domain-containing protein gives rise to the protein MISIILTTRSREEKVNLVTKKIFKQIRSPHDIIKLGINKIKQLIKKLGLHNKKSENIYNLSKILIKKYNGSIPKNIIELEKLPGVGHKTASLFLSNISKKYFFPIDTHIHRLIYKWKLSSGKSVKKTEVDVKRLFKKYKWKKLHLQIISYGKEFSPSYTWKLRKDIIYQELLYNNCL
- a CDS encoding DUF3127 domain-containing protein; the encoded protein is MEIIGKVKEIFQIQKFESGFKKRELVITTEEPYPQNILIEFIQDKVGLLDLIKLNDKVKVYFNIRGREWKTPNGVTKYFNSIQGWKIDLISNNISNNKKEVSSQSSLSSDDFDDLPF
- a CDS encoding SPFH domain-containing protein, whose amino-acid sequence is MNIFDLFFYGILIVTFFSILSSFMFVVNQETAFIIERMGKFHSIRHAGLNLKIPYADRVIGKLSLKIQQLDVLIDTKTKDNVFVKVKISVQYRVIRDKVYEAFYKLDNSHSQITSYIFDVVRAEVPKMKLDDVFERKDDIAIAVKNELDESMLEYGYSIIKTLVTDLDPDEQVKLAMNRINTAEREKVAAEYKAESERIKIVAKAKAEAESKKLQGKGTADQRREISRGILESIEILNKMGINSHEASALIVVTQHYDTIQSIGKESNTNLVLLPNNPGSANEMLNNMITSFSVSNQINYRKDNEKNNKNIKNKK
- a CDS encoding iron-sulfur cluster assembly protein, yielding MYRKKHNKLKNSIISILKNIYDPEIPVDIYELGLIYDIQISHENEIKIIMTLTSPNCPIIDSLPKEIENKIKSIKDVKKVKIILTFDPPWCKEFMSEEARLELGLL
- a CDS encoding M16 family metallopeptidase, producing MKQDQFIPPKLLNKNININIQEPIYFHLKNGLQVFLVENHKLPLVKIILEIDSAPFLEKDKSGMQKVFGKMLRAGTKNYTKEELESVIDYMGINLDTSFSEITISTLKKYLNKSISILVDILINCKFSNNSELEKVIKQTKININMNEKNPNFVLKRVKNLIYFGKNHPYGECETIDSINNITLYDLKKLYKKYYIPNRFYISFVGDISKKEVKYLCKNYLSKWKKKPYVDKYKEIPTPSFDKMDIYIVDMPFLTQSSICFGKTVFLRKNDPLYISSIIANSILGDGPYSRLFLNLREKNAYTYGICSVLEADRNIGYFSIYTQVRNEVTKEAIKNIINEISDFVSKKISLEELNVKKQEIIGQFLLDLEDSTKISDLFVCEKKNKLPYGFYRNFIKKIKSVTIDDISNTCKEFFPIDVGSILIIGNSKEIFSSIKDLGYPVHYLDINGNFLKKNV